The Coffea arabica cultivar ET-39 chromosome 2c, Coffea Arabica ET-39 HiFi, whole genome shotgun sequence genome includes the window CCGCAATAGCAAAACATGCCAAAGACAAACGCAAACCCTAACTTATGGTTTTGGCTTTTGCCCGAACCAAACCAATGTTGCTAGTTAATAGTTAATACTAGCTACTTAATACTCACTATAGCATTAGCTTCTAATTTGATTGGTTATTAACAGTGGACAATGACTGCAATTTCCTAAGATAAGTGGTGCATATTGTCAAAGTCCTACACTACTCATTCCAAACCCTACATGCAGTTCATGCTAAGTTTGGAATAGGCAAGGCCAATGTAGTTGTAATTCTGTCTAGTTCTGCACAGTATTTTACTTGTGACATTATTTTGTACACGATCACATTATGTTGCTATATGTATAGGAAAATCGATGTATACACACGTATTACTGTAGCCAAAAAAGACATATTACTGTTGAAAGGGTATACACACGTAGTACAAACATATTACTGAGTAGCCAAAATTCAACTATTCAAAAAGTTTACTGGATACCTGAATAATTTGCTCTTTGAAGTTTCGGTTCATTGATGATACACACGTACAGGGGAGCTTTTCGTATCAAGAACAcgctctctcttgctctcaatGTAATGTAAAGGATATCCTGACGGCCAGTTGATTTCTTTAGAACTTTCACATAGATAGAGAGGGAGGGAAAGAGATGAGCATCTCAGAGACCCTGGTGGAAGCGGCACTACGAGTGCTCAACACGGCTGACCCAGTTGAAAAGGCCCGGCTGGGTGACGAAGTAGCTAATAAATGGCTACAGGGTCTCATCACTCAGGCCTACGACCCATCCCAAGACGTCATTGTACCGGATCGCCCTGCTAGGCTTAGCAACGTTAGTGATTTTCTGACTGTTATGAAATATGATCTTGTTTACTTCAATATCGTTCCATTTCTTTCAACTGTTCGACGAAATGCCTCAATGAATTTGAGATCACAAGTGAAGGTGTTGAAGGTGCTAACTGATTAAAGACATTGTGCAGGTGAAACTAGTGTCACCTAGCATGATGCCGAAACTGGGCAAAGCTGGAAGCTTGCAGAGTAGACAAGCCATTGTACACAGTCTTGTCCACACTGAGAGCTGGGCCGTTGACTTATCTTGGGTAatatttgcttttcttttcttttcttgtagttatttatcatttttatcCCTTTGCAGTTTTATCATTTACATGTTAATACTACTGCTGTTAATAGCGTCAAAAGTCAGACCAATTTGGTTCATACTTTTAATTCTAATTTTATCTGGTTATTGGTTTTGTGTGGTCTCTATTTAGTCATGGGATACGCATTTCTAAACAATTTTATTTCCAGTTCTCTTTTAACTACTTTCCCTTTGATATATTAACATTGTACTTTTGTTATAGGATATAATTGCTCGTTTCGGCAAGCAAGAGTGCATGCCCAGAGATTTTTTTACTGACTTCGTGAAGGTGGCACAAGATGAAGGTCGGCATTTCACCCTGCTTTCTGTGCGGCTTGAAGAACTAGGATCATTTTATGGAGCTTTACCTGCCCATGATGGTCTCTGGGACTCTGCTATGGCTACTTCTAATGATTTGTTGGCA containing:
- the LOC113725724 gene encoding uncharacterized protein; translated protein: MSISETLVEAALRVLNTADPVEKARLGDEVANKWLQGLITQAYDPSQDVIVPDRPARLSNVKLVSPSMMPKLGKAGSLQSRQAIVHSLVHTESWAVDLSWDIIARFGKQECMPRDFFTDFVKVAQDEGRHFTLLSVRLEELGSFYGALPAHDGLWDSAMATSNDLLARLAIEHCVHEARGLDVIPTTISRFRNGRDDQTAGLLEKVIYPEEITHCAAGVKWFRYLCLRSRNPDVSDGLLMPQKNEVNYSDNDVEADDEVIRMFHATVRRYFRGPLKPPFNETARRAAGFGSQWYEPLAIKDVATE